Proteins encoded in a region of the Mycolicibacterium duvalii genome:
- a CDS encoding TetR/AcrR family transcriptional regulator: MTAGSVGSRKRSAEDWIQAGYAILADEGIKALKLDRLCARLGVTKGSFYWHFTDMAAYRAALVTAWAELRDRDRSYFHDLNDVPPRKRLATMMSALLDPRQWNLERAMREWARTDPVVAESVHAADLRVLAAVRQAFTDAGFAGGDAELRANATFAAGIGFLHLSAGAPDERLAAQRDRFLDLLLAR; encoded by the coding sequence ATGACTGCAGGATCGGTGGGCTCACGCAAGCGATCCGCCGAGGACTGGATTCAGGCCGGTTATGCGATTCTGGCCGACGAAGGCATCAAAGCGCTCAAGCTCGACCGGCTGTGCGCCCGGCTGGGCGTCACCAAGGGCAGCTTCTATTGGCACTTCACCGACATGGCCGCCTACCGCGCGGCCCTGGTCACCGCCTGGGCCGAACTGCGCGACCGCGACCGCAGCTACTTCCACGACCTCAACGATGTCCCGCCACGGAAACGGTTGGCGACGATGATGTCGGCGCTGCTCGACCCCCGGCAGTGGAATCTGGAACGAGCCATGCGGGAGTGGGCCCGGACCGACCCGGTCGTGGCGGAAAGCGTGCATGCCGCCGACCTCCGGGTACTCGCCGCGGTTCGGCAAGCCTTTACCGACGCCGGATTCGCCGGCGGTGACGCCGAACTGCGGGCCAACGCGACCTTCGCCGCCGGCATCGGGTTCCTCCACCTCTCGGCGGGCGCACCCGACGAGCGCCTGGCCGCGCAGCGGGACCGGTTTCTGGACCTGCTGCTCGCGCGCTGA
- a CDS encoding glycosyltransferase: MAVILAYTSPALGHLLPMSALLGQLASRGHSVHLRTLSSGLDYARRLGFSVEAIDSRIEAIELDDWKASNPLGALKRSISTFGRRAAHEVGDLQRALAGVAPDGVLVDVNCWGAQSATEATGLPWACFSPYSPALTVEGVPPFGLGLRPMPGIVGRWRDAAVRAGISRPLEQPALRAINSIRAQLHVAPVDSMDQFLRRAPLLFLATGTPFQYAGQWGEQVHMIGPCVPETAAGDPPDWLAAIDRPIVLVTTSSERQGDAGLVETAIAALADDPVHVVATLPSGAPPESLGGPNATVRRFVDHDLVLGRAVCAVTHGGMGATQRALARGVPVCIVPYGRDQFEVARRAQVAGCGTRLPARRLSTRRLRARIQEAIALRPGAVEVARGFAATGGVTRGADLFEQLMSGP; the protein is encoded by the coding sequence GTGGCCGTGATCCTCGCTTACACCTCGCCGGCGCTCGGCCACCTGCTGCCGATGAGCGCGCTGCTGGGCCAGCTGGCAAGCCGTGGACACTCCGTCCACCTTCGAACACTGTCGAGCGGACTGGATTACGCACGCAGGCTGGGGTTTTCGGTCGAGGCGATCGATTCGCGGATCGAGGCCATCGAGCTGGACGACTGGAAAGCGTCCAATCCGCTGGGCGCCTTGAAAAGGTCGATCTCCACATTCGGCCGCCGGGCGGCGCATGAAGTCGGCGATCTGCAGCGTGCGCTGGCCGGTGTCGCGCCCGACGGCGTGCTGGTCGACGTCAACTGCTGGGGGGCGCAATCGGCCACCGAGGCGACGGGCCTGCCGTGGGCTTGTTTCTCGCCGTACAGCCCGGCGCTCACCGTGGAAGGGGTGCCGCCGTTCGGGTTGGGGTTGCGACCGATGCCTGGCATCGTCGGCCGCTGGCGTGACGCCGCGGTTCGCGCGGGAATCAGCCGGCCTCTGGAACAGCCGGCGCTGAGGGCGATCAACTCGATTCGCGCGCAGCTGCACGTCGCTCCGGTCGACTCGATGGACCAATTCCTACGCCGGGCGCCACTTCTCTTCCTCGCCACCGGTACCCCGTTCCAGTACGCGGGGCAGTGGGGAGAGCAGGTACACATGATCGGGCCCTGTGTGCCCGAGACGGCTGCGGGTGACCCACCCGACTGGCTGGCGGCGATCGACCGCCCGATCGTCCTGGTCACGACCTCCTCGGAGCGCCAGGGCGACGCAGGTCTGGTCGAGACCGCGATCGCTGCACTCGCCGACGACCCCGTCCATGTGGTGGCCACCCTGCCGTCCGGCGCCCCGCCGGAGAGCCTGGGCGGCCCGAATGCCACGGTCCGTCGATTCGTCGACCACGACTTGGTGCTCGGCCGCGCGGTGTGCGCCGTCACGCACGGCGGAATGGGCGCCACGCAGCGCGCACTCGCGCGCGGGGTTCCGGTGTGTATCGTGCCCTACGGTCGTGACCAGTTCGAGGTCGCTCGTCGCGCGCAGGTCGCCGGCTGTGGAACCCGGCTGCCCGCCAGGCGATTGTCGACTCGGCGGCTGCGCGCCCGGATCCAGGAGGCCATCGCACTGCGGCCGGGAGCCGTCGAGGTCGCGCGTGGTTTCGCCGCCACCGGGGGTGTCACCCGGGGAGCGGACCTGTTCGAGCAGCTGATGTCGGGCCCGTGA
- a CDS encoding MDR family oxidoreductase: protein MTEISAMVAHQDADGDIVLRRELLDDSALPDGDVDIHVEYSSVNFKDALAVTPKAGVARSYPLVPGIDVIGTVTASSSADFAVGDTVIAHGQDIGTGRHGGYAEKARYPADYLVKLSTISAADAAAIGTAGFTAALSVNAVRAHVDPADGPVLVTGATGGVGSISVDLLAGLGYEVVASTGKTAARDWLRDLGAAEVIDRIPGPEDKLRPLGKARWAAVVDCVGGTTLAYALSTMKYAGVAAISGLAGSSDLPATVHPFILRGVTLAGIDSVLLPIDKRRDTWTQIETELRPRNLARITRDVPVREVDTVLKAIVGGGVTGRTRVVVHDGF from the coding sequence ATGACCGAAATCAGCGCGATGGTGGCCCACCAGGACGCCGACGGGGACATCGTCCTGCGTCGCGAACTGCTCGACGACTCCGCGTTGCCCGACGGTGACGTCGACATCCATGTCGAATACTCGAGCGTCAACTTCAAAGACGCACTGGCGGTCACCCCCAAGGCCGGGGTGGCCCGCTCCTACCCGCTGGTGCCGGGCATCGACGTGATCGGCACGGTGACGGCGAGCAGTTCCGCCGACTTCGCGGTCGGCGACACCGTGATCGCGCACGGCCAGGACATCGGCACCGGTCGCCACGGTGGGTACGCCGAGAAGGCGCGCTATCCCGCCGACTACCTGGTCAAACTGTCGACCATCAGCGCGGCGGACGCCGCCGCGATCGGCACCGCCGGCTTCACCGCGGCGCTGAGCGTCAACGCCGTGCGCGCCCACGTCGACCCGGCTGACGGTCCCGTTCTGGTCACCGGCGCCACCGGCGGGGTGGGCAGCATCAGCGTCGACCTGTTGGCCGGCTTGGGCTATGAGGTCGTCGCCTCCACCGGCAAGACCGCGGCCCGCGACTGGTTGCGCGACCTCGGCGCCGCCGAGGTCATCGACCGGATCCCCGGACCCGAGGACAAGTTGCGGCCACTGGGCAAGGCGCGCTGGGCCGCGGTGGTGGACTGCGTCGGCGGCACAACGCTGGCCTATGCGCTGAGCACGATGAAATACGCCGGCGTCGCCGCGATCTCGGGTTTGGCCGGTTCATCGGACCTGCCCGCCACGGTGCACCCGTTCATCCTGCGCGGCGTGACGCTGGCAGGGATCGACTCGGTGCTGCTGCCGATCGACAAGCGCCGGGACACGTGGACGCAGATCGAAACCGAGCTGCGGCCGCGAAATCTGGCGCGCATCACCCGCGACGTCCCCGTGCGCGAGGTCGACACCGTGCTCAAAGCCATCGTCGGCGGTGGTGTCACCGGACGCACCCGCGTCGTCGTCCACGACGGGTTCTGA
- a CDS encoding esterase family protein: MRLLDRLRGPWARRLGVAAIATALLPGLVGVAGQSATAGAFSRPGLPVEYLMVPSAGMGRDIKIQFQSGGPNSPAVYLLDGLRAQEDFNGWDINTQAFEWYLDSGLSIVMPVGGQSSFYTDWYQPATNKGPTVTYKWETFLTQELPQYLASQRQVKPTGSAAVGLSMAGSASLILSVYHPEQFVYAGSMSGFLNPSEGWWPFLINISMSDAGGFDANEMWGRTEDPNSAWKRNDPMVQIPKIVQNGTRIWIYCGNGQPNELGGGDLPATFLEGLTIRTNETFRDNYLAAGGTNGVFNFPDNGTHNWAYWGRELQAMKPDLQANLL; the protein is encoded by the coding sequence ATGAGACTTCTTGACAGACTTCGTGGACCTTGGGCGCGGCGCCTCGGTGTCGCGGCCATCGCCACGGCCCTGCTGCCGGGCCTCGTCGGCGTCGCCGGACAGTCGGCGACCGCCGGTGCGTTCTCCCGGCCGGGCTTGCCGGTCGAGTACCTGATGGTGCCGTCGGCGGGCATGGGACGGGACATCAAGATTCAGTTCCAGAGCGGCGGCCCCAACTCGCCGGCCGTGTACCTCCTCGACGGCCTGCGCGCCCAGGAGGACTTCAACGGCTGGGACATCAACACCCAGGCGTTCGAGTGGTACCTCGACTCCGGCCTGTCGATCGTGATGCCGGTCGGCGGACAGTCCAGCTTCTACACCGACTGGTACCAGCCGGCCACCAACAAGGGCCCGACGGTCACCTACAAGTGGGAGACCTTCCTGACCCAGGAGCTGCCGCAGTACCTCGCGTCGCAGCGCCAGGTCAAGCCGACCGGCAGCGCCGCGGTCGGCCTGTCGATGGCAGGCTCGGCGTCGCTGATCCTGTCGGTGTACCACCCCGAGCAGTTCGTCTACGCCGGGTCGATGTCGGGCTTCCTGAACCCGTCGGAGGGCTGGTGGCCGTTCCTGATCAACATCTCGATGAGTGACGCGGGCGGCTTCGATGCCAACGAGATGTGGGGCAGGACCGAGGACCCGAACAGCGCGTGGAAGCGCAACGACCCGATGGTCCAGATCCCCAAGATCGTGCAGAACGGCACCCGCATCTGGATCTACTGCGGTAACGGCCAGCCCAACGAGCTCGGCGGCGGCGACCTGCCGGCCACCTTCCTCGAGGGTCTGACCATCCGCACCAACGAGACCTTCCGCGACAACTACCTGGCCGCGGGCGGAACCAACGGCGTGTTCAACTTCCCGGACAACGGCACCCACAACTGGGCGTACTGGGGTCGGGAACTGCAGGCGATGAAGCCGGACCTGCAGGCGAACCTGCTCTGA
- a CDS encoding alpha/beta hydrolase produces MTAAAPVKYEYDRIPYLVAYQNNSSVRDVYGGVAELVVLESYLLRPKTVESDTVLVFMHPIGGGAYLPMINALARAGHHVIYCNSRFRGTDSALLMEKVVEDLGECIKDARNRLGYEKVVLAGWSGGGSLSAFYQQQAQHPTVTSSPSGDGPDLTKLGLIPADGIMLLAAHISRHGTMTEWLDASILDESDPTKRDPELDLYDPDNPNQPPYTAEFLERYRAAQIARNRRITTWVKDKLAELKAAGRPDDEFAFVVHGTMADPRWLDPAVDPNERTPGTCYLGDPQVVNMSPVGLARFCTLRSWLSQWSYDDAHGDAVTCGPDIAVPALVIGNLADDACTPSHTRRIFEAIGHPDKEMYEITGANHYYAGPDQREQLREAVGIVTDWLQRHQFAGPR; encoded by the coding sequence GTGACCGCCGCCGCTCCGGTCAAGTACGAGTACGACCGCATCCCCTATCTCGTTGCCTATCAGAACAACTCGAGCGTTCGCGATGTGTACGGCGGGGTCGCCGAACTCGTCGTGCTGGAGAGCTATCTGCTCAGACCCAAGACCGTCGAATCCGATACCGTGCTGGTGTTCATGCACCCGATCGGCGGGGGCGCATACCTGCCGATGATCAACGCGCTCGCCCGCGCCGGGCACCACGTCATCTACTGCAACAGCCGATTCCGGGGCACCGACTCGGCGCTGCTGATGGAGAAGGTGGTCGAAGACCTCGGCGAGTGCATCAAGGACGCCAGGAATCGGCTCGGCTACGAGAAGGTGGTGCTGGCCGGGTGGAGCGGCGGCGGGTCGCTGTCGGCGTTCTACCAGCAGCAGGCCCAGCACCCGACCGTCACGTCCAGCCCGTCCGGCGACGGACCGGATCTGACCAAGCTCGGCCTGATCCCCGCCGACGGCATCATGCTGCTCGCCGCCCACATCAGCCGGCACGGCACGATGACCGAGTGGCTGGACGCGTCGATCCTCGACGAGTCGGATCCGACCAAGCGCGACCCCGAACTCGACCTGTACGACCCCGACAACCCGAACCAGCCGCCCTATACCGCCGAGTTCCTCGAGCGTTACCGCGCCGCGCAGATCGCCCGCAACCGGCGAATCACCACCTGGGTCAAGGACAAACTCGCCGAGCTGAAAGCGGCGGGCCGTCCCGATGACGAGTTCGCCTTCGTCGTGCACGGCACCATGGCCGACCCCCGCTGGCTGGACCCCGCCGTCGACCCGAACGAGCGCACGCCGGGCACCTGCTACCTCGGTGACCCGCAGGTGGTGAACATGAGCCCCGTCGGGCTGGCCCGGTTCTGCACCCTGCGCAGCTGGCTGTCCCAGTGGAGCTACGACGACGCACACGGCGACGCGGTCACCTGCGGGCCCGATATCGCAGTGCCGGCGCTGGTGATCGGTAATCTGGCCGACGACGCGTGCACACCCAGCCATACCCGCCGGATTTTCGAGGCGATCGGACACCCGGACAAGGAGATGTACGAGATCACCGGGGCGAACCACTACTACGCCGGACCCGACCAGCGCGAGCAGCTGCGCGAGGCGGTGGGGATAGTGACCGATTGGTTGCAGCGCCACCAGTTCGCGGGCCCGCGGTGA
- a CDS encoding homogentisate 1,2-dioxygenase, translated as MESFVHLRKGKTPRRAHADLEGQKDDELGRGGFTGRTANLYRREDPTAFRAKGPLRPRDVLSSELKPSDATDANGAPLLMFSNADCQVLLSRRAEAMPFFARYVDGDLLSFVHEGSGLLETEFGPLRYRRGDWVYLPKACTWRQVPDEPSTWLMIQATDEFRVPPAGYLGRHFPFDPTLAVIPDPQPLSTGEGPQHEGGYEVRLFHAPIDGVGTTSLFYEHHPLDVEGWRGDNFAFTFNIDDYNVVTSDSVHLPPTVHLFMQATGVYIMNFLPKPAEGVPGTERTPWYHRNVDYDEIAFFHGGSLYGIPMPPGLISHAPQGIHHGAPEKARERARRKFDDYRSVDWQVIAVDTRRRLVPSAEILANDLGQHA; from the coding sequence ATGGAGTCGTTCGTTCATCTTCGAAAAGGTAAGACCCCCAGGCGGGCTCACGCCGACCTCGAAGGACAGAAGGACGACGAACTGGGCCGCGGCGGGTTCACCGGGCGAACCGCCAACCTGTACCGACGCGAGGACCCGACCGCATTCCGAGCGAAGGGACCGCTGCGCCCTCGCGACGTGCTGTCCAGCGAGCTGAAACCGTCCGACGCGACCGACGCGAACGGCGCTCCCCTGCTGATGTTCTCCAATGCGGACTGCCAGGTGCTGCTGTCGCGCCGGGCCGAGGCGATGCCGTTCTTCGCGCGCTACGTCGACGGCGATCTGCTGTCGTTCGTGCATGAAGGTTCCGGCCTGCTGGAGACCGAATTCGGCCCGCTGCGCTACCGCAGGGGCGACTGGGTGTACCTCCCCAAGGCGTGCACCTGGCGTCAGGTGCCCGACGAGCCGTCGACCTGGCTGATGATCCAGGCCACCGACGAGTTCCGGGTACCGCCGGCCGGCTATCTCGGCCGGCACTTCCCCTTCGATCCCACGCTGGCGGTCATCCCCGATCCGCAGCCGCTGAGCACCGGCGAGGGTCCGCAGCACGAGGGCGGTTACGAGGTCCGGTTGTTCCATGCTCCGATCGACGGTGTGGGCACCACTTCGCTGTTCTACGAACATCATCCGCTCGACGTCGAGGGCTGGCGGGGCGACAACTTCGCGTTCACCTTCAACATCGACGACTACAACGTCGTCACCTCCGACAGCGTGCACCTGCCGCCGACGGTGCACCTGTTCATGCAGGCCACCGGCGTGTACATCATGAACTTCCTGCCCAAGCCCGCCGAGGGCGTGCCGGGCACCGAGCGCACCCCGTGGTACCACCGCAACGTCGACTACGACGAGATCGCGTTCTTCCACGGCGGATCCCTCTACGGCATCCCGATGCCGCCCGGACTGATCTCCCATGCGCCCCAGGGCATTCACCACGGGGCGCCTGAGAAGGCGCGCGAACGCGCCCGCCGCAAGTTCGACGACTACCGGTCGGTGGACTGGCAGGTGATCGCCGTCGACACCCGTCGCCGGCTGGTGCCGTCGGCCGAGATCCTGGCCAACGACCTGGGCCAGCACGCGTGA
- a CDS encoding acyl-CoA dehydrogenase family protein, which produces MTDIPAITDDFVARLADRAQEAERLRRLPPDTIAEATASGFFDLLVPARYGGREASFPEILDPVRRMAHGCASSAWTLGFYALHNWMLALFSEAAQTEAFATRPFLAPAPLAPTGRGVAGDGGIRVTGRWSWATGVMDGNWILVGALCEREPGDPASIYPVLALLPISDARVADVWHTDGMRATGSNDVLIEDAFVPAHRIVEVTDIYGGTAPGAALHDSATYRWPLVPALALLAAMPALGSAERAAEIFAERLSQRFLAYEGVMQKDKPVASIRLGDALVRLRALRALLDDTVGGIEAAVLAGDPVSRAARGQARLAAAHIVSESRTVIADLLSASGASAHFVDNPLQRIKRDVDVIAGHVVFDYDTSRELAGALSLGLKIPRTAMV; this is translated from the coding sequence ATGACCGACATTCCGGCGATCACCGATGACTTCGTCGCACGCTTGGCCGACCGGGCCCAAGAGGCCGAGCGCCTGCGTCGATTGCCGCCCGACACGATCGCCGAGGCGACGGCGTCAGGGTTCTTCGACCTGTTGGTGCCCGCGCGGTACGGCGGTCGGGAGGCGTCGTTCCCCGAGATTCTCGACCCGGTCCGCCGGATGGCGCACGGCTGCGCGTCGAGCGCCTGGACGCTGGGCTTCTACGCACTGCACAACTGGATGCTGGCGCTGTTCAGCGAGGCGGCCCAGACCGAGGCTTTCGCCACCCGCCCCTTCCTGGCGCCGGCGCCGTTGGCCCCGACCGGACGCGGCGTCGCTGGTGACGGCGGGATCCGGGTGACCGGACGATGGTCCTGGGCCACCGGCGTGATGGACGGCAACTGGATCCTCGTCGGTGCACTGTGCGAACGCGAGCCCGGCGACCCGGCGTCGATCTATCCCGTGCTGGCGCTGCTCCCGATCAGCGACGCGCGCGTGGCCGACGTCTGGCACACCGACGGTATGCGCGCCACCGGCTCCAACGACGTCCTGATCGAGGATGCGTTCGTGCCGGCCCACCGGATCGTCGAGGTGACCGACATCTACGGCGGCACCGCCCCCGGCGCGGCGCTGCACGACTCCGCCACCTACCGCTGGCCGTTGGTGCCGGCGCTGGCGCTACTGGCGGCCATGCCGGCGTTGGGCAGCGCCGAGCGCGCCGCCGAGATCTTCGCCGAGCGACTGTCGCAGCGGTTCCTGGCCTATGAGGGCGTGATGCAGAAGGACAAGCCGGTGGCGTCCATCCGCCTCGGTGACGCCCTCGTGCGGTTGCGTGCGCTGCGGGCCCTCCTGGACGACACCGTGGGCGGGATCGAGGCGGCGGTCCTCGCCGGAGATCCGGTCAGCCGTGCCGCCCGAGGCCAGGCGCGGCTGGCCGCGGCCCACATCGTCAGCGAATCACGCACGGTGATCGCCGACCTGCTCAGCGCGTCGGGCGCCAGCGCCCACTTCGTGGACAACCCCCTTCAACGCATCAAACGCGATGTGGATGTCATCGCCGGTCATGTGGTGTTCGATTACGACACCAGCCGAGAACTGGCCGGTGCGCTGAGCCTCGGCCTCAAGATCCCCCGCACCGCGATGGTGTGA
- a CDS encoding ATP-binding protein, whose protein sequence is MAGPEVATGVTCGSCANDLRARSRFCDVCGSPVASLSTGGEHKHVTVLFADVVGSMKLAAELDPERLRDIMNDLFNRSAAVVQRYQGTMDKFTGDGLMALFGAPMALEDHALRACIAALEIQAVARGLAEEVAHRDGVDVQLRVGLNSGEVIVGDIGAGPGRYTAVGHAVGMAQRMEAAAAPGTVLCSVTTADLVAHATRLGAVQSVHVKGADEPVPARRLEAVEAARMVVGRNEALMLGRDSELDRLFGCLAADPNVVDVVGSPGMGKSRLVDEFGRRATEAGADVLLVGCDAHAQPIAFRALSRLLRAMFAVDGLGDGEARECILAQFPMPPIDAQIVFEAMGVADASRPPPIVGADGRRHRLVETLSRFVRRRSAPLVIILEDVHWIDRASDAVLAGFAGAIRSTSVVFVVTHRPEYHGPLLEHSQLTVPLAPLDDSSTLDVALNLLGRDGALYGLAVRIAEAAGGNPYFVEEIVRDLVGRGVLAGSRGGYRLLGEAEDIRVPFTVQAVLAARIDRLEPATKSVLIAAAVIGNRFDVDALQMLTPPDALSGQLAELVATELIDQTEFVPRQRYCFRHPLVRAVAYESQMGRDRARAHRRLAGAIEARGDQDENAALIASHLEAAGELVPACRWHLRAAEWLRMRDMSAARHQWETAMRVADRLPGCDEAIALRIAPRTMLVSTELFVGADPENEQRLLELRELTTRADDPRSLALALAGRVVTFIVNSNRVSEAIPLAAELTDLVDRLGPIPTDELEILYSALAFAHLAGCEFDAALEVTGRSIALELQHPSIDRAVAYAIAGLCEVCRGDHDRGIDHLRLATELARAMSPVSYSTVSLYWGMLAVMGLHVAEDLVDDMRAWLARAESFGDRFGIIAAQWTYATLLIQTGNPCCAQAFDLLRRAEVGITTHNLQSFALAITGTQLAREAARAGHRDEAIDSIRALVTLHTRDAPLLHLLCPAETLCELLIDRGRPADLLEAEGVLEQWRMRSPATTPMDLWTIRIRALLASARGDRHAHGRLAGEYAKTRESLGYRRRWDGPYPVLTKRRD, encoded by the coding sequence ATGGCCGGGCCGGAAGTCGCGACGGGCGTTACATGCGGGTCGTGTGCCAACGATCTGCGGGCCCGCTCGCGGTTCTGCGACGTCTGCGGTTCGCCGGTCGCCTCGCTCTCGACCGGTGGCGAGCACAAGCACGTGACGGTGCTGTTCGCCGACGTGGTCGGGTCGATGAAGCTCGCAGCGGAACTCGATCCCGAGCGGCTGCGCGACATCATGAACGACCTGTTCAACCGGTCGGCCGCGGTGGTGCAGCGCTACCAGGGGACGATGGACAAGTTCACCGGGGACGGCCTGATGGCGTTGTTCGGCGCGCCGATGGCGCTGGAGGACCATGCGCTACGGGCGTGTATCGCGGCCCTGGAGATTCAGGCTGTGGCGCGTGGGCTTGCCGAGGAGGTGGCCCACCGCGACGGCGTCGATGTGCAGCTGCGGGTGGGCCTGAACTCCGGCGAGGTGATCGTCGGTGACATCGGTGCAGGCCCGGGCAGATACACCGCGGTCGGGCACGCCGTCGGCATGGCTCAGCGTATGGAAGCCGCGGCCGCCCCGGGCACGGTTCTCTGCTCGGTGACGACGGCCGACCTCGTCGCGCACGCCACCCGCTTGGGCGCGGTGCAGTCGGTGCACGTCAAGGGAGCCGACGAGCCGGTGCCGGCGCGCCGGCTCGAGGCCGTAGAAGCAGCACGCATGGTGGTCGGCCGCAACGAGGCACTGATGCTCGGGCGTGACAGTGAACTCGATCGTCTGTTCGGCTGCCTGGCTGCCGATCCGAACGTCGTCGACGTCGTCGGTTCGCCGGGCATGGGCAAGAGCCGCCTTGTCGACGAGTTCGGTCGACGTGCCACGGAGGCGGGCGCTGATGTCCTGCTGGTGGGGTGTGACGCGCACGCGCAGCCGATCGCGTTTCGCGCGTTGTCGCGGCTCCTGCGGGCCATGTTCGCCGTCGACGGCCTCGGGGACGGCGAAGCCCGGGAGTGCATCTTGGCGCAGTTCCCGATGCCGCCGATCGACGCCCAGATCGTGTTCGAGGCAATGGGTGTCGCCGACGCGAGCCGGCCGCCCCCGATCGTCGGCGCTGACGGCCGTCGACACCGACTGGTGGAGACGCTGAGCCGATTCGTCCGGCGGCGGTCCGCCCCGCTCGTCATCATCCTCGAGGATGTGCATTGGATCGACAGGGCCAGCGACGCGGTGCTCGCAGGGTTCGCCGGTGCGATCCGATCGACGTCGGTGGTGTTCGTGGTCACCCATCGACCGGAGTACCACGGCCCACTCCTGGAGCATTCCCAGCTCACCGTTCCTCTTGCGCCCTTGGATGATTCGTCGACGCTCGATGTGGCGCTCAATCTGCTCGGACGTGACGGCGCGTTGTATGGACTGGCGGTACGGATCGCCGAGGCGGCGGGCGGCAACCCGTATTTCGTCGAGGAGATCGTCCGAGACCTGGTCGGGCGCGGCGTACTCGCGGGCAGTCGTGGCGGCTACCGGCTCCTCGGCGAGGCCGAGGACATCAGGGTGCCGTTCACCGTGCAAGCGGTGCTCGCGGCACGCATCGACAGACTGGAACCGGCAACGAAGTCGGTGCTCATCGCCGCGGCGGTGATCGGCAACCGCTTCGACGTCGACGCTCTGCAGATGCTCACCCCACCGGATGCGCTGTCGGGACAGCTGGCCGAGTTGGTGGCCACCGAGTTGATCGACCAGACGGAATTCGTTCCGCGGCAGCGCTACTGCTTCCGGCATCCGCTGGTGCGTGCGGTCGCCTACGAGTCCCAGATGGGTAGGGATCGCGCGCGGGCCCACCGTCGGCTGGCCGGTGCCATCGAAGCCCGTGGCGATCAGGACGAGAACGCCGCGTTGATCGCCAGTCATCTCGAGGCTGCCGGTGAGTTGGTGCCGGCCTGTCGCTGGCATCTGCGGGCAGCTGAGTGGCTCAGGATGCGCGACATGTCGGCCGCACGTCACCAGTGGGAGACCGCCATGCGGGTGGCAGACCGACTGCCCGGCTGCGATGAGGCGATCGCATTGCGGATCGCGCCGCGCACGATGCTGGTGTCAACCGAACTCTTCGTCGGCGCGGACCCGGAAAACGAGCAGCGTCTGCTCGAGCTGCGCGAGCTCACCACCCGGGCCGACGATCCACGTTCCCTTGCGCTGGCTCTCGCGGGCCGCGTCGTCACGTTCATCGTGAACAGCAATAGGGTCTCCGAGGCGATTCCGTTGGCGGCCGAGCTGACAGATCTCGTGGACAGGCTCGGCCCGATTCCTACCGATGAACTCGAAATCCTCTATTCTGCTCTGGCTTTCGCACATCTGGCCGGTTGCGAGTTCGATGCGGCTTTAGAGGTGACCGGGCGGAGCATAGCGTTGGAGCTCCAGCACCCCTCGATCGACCGGGCGGTGGCCTATGCGATCGCCGGCCTGTGCGAGGTGTGCCGCGGCGACCATGATCGCGGCATCGACCACCTCCGGCTGGCGACCGAGCTCGCTCGCGCGATGTCACCGGTGAGCTATTCGACCGTGTCACTGTACTGGGGCATGCTCGCCGTCATGGGGCTGCATGTGGCCGAGGATCTGGTCGACGACATGCGGGCGTGGTTGGCGCGGGCGGAGTCGTTCGGCGACCGGTTCGGGATCATCGCCGCGCAGTGGACCTACGCGACGTTGCTGATTCAGACCGGAAACCCCTGTTGCGCCCAAGCTTTCGACCTACTCAGGCGCGCCGAAGTCGGCATCACCACCCACAATCTGCAGTCTTTCGCGCTGGCTATCACCGGCACGCAGCTGGCCAGGGAAGCGGCGCGTGCCGGGCATCGTGACGAAGCCATCGACTCGATCCGCGCTCTGGTGACGTTGCATACACGCGACGCACCCTTGCTGCACCTGCTCTGTCCAGCCGAAACCCTGTGTGAGCTGTTGATCGATCGAGGAAGGCCGGCCGACTTGCTCGAAGCGGAAGGCGTGCTCGAACAATGGCGCATGCGCAGCCCGGCGACGACGCCGATGGATCTGTGGACCATCAGGATTCGCGCCCTGCTTGCCTCGGCCCGGGGTGACCGGCACGCTCACGGGCGACTGGCCGGCGAGTACGCGAAAACGCGCGAGTCGCTGGGGTACCGACGTCGATGGGATGGTCCCTACCCGGTACTGACGAAGCGGAGAGATTGA
- a CDS encoding nitroreductase/quinone reductase family protein, with the protein MADSVRDRVTKFFQKYFGNQVMGRMPFQTLLETTGRTSGLPRQTPLGGKRIGDEFWFVSEFGERSQYIRNIKADPRVRVRINGRWHRGTAHLLPDDDAEARLRTLPSLNSFGVRTFGTNLLTVRVDLHD; encoded by the coding sequence ATGGCCGACAGTGTGCGCGACCGAGTGACCAAGTTCTTCCAGAAGTACTTCGGCAACCAGGTGATGGGGCGCATGCCGTTCCAGACCCTGCTCGAGACCACGGGCCGCACGTCAGGCTTGCCCCGACAGACGCCGCTGGGCGGCAAGCGAATCGGAGACGAGTTCTGGTTCGTCTCCGAGTTCGGCGAGCGGTCGCAGTACATCCGCAACATCAAGGCCGACCCGCGGGTTCGCGTACGCATCAACGGCCGCTGGCACCGCGGCACGGCGCACCTGCTGCCCGATGACGACGCCGAGGCACGCCTGCGAACCTTGCCGTCACTCAACAGCTTCGGGGTGCGCACCTTCGGCACGAATCTGCTGACCGTGCGGGTGGACCTGCACGACTGA